TCTTGTGTGCATCCAATGTCACAGAGTTCACCTCTGGATTGTCTAACAATAAGTCTGATTTATCATCAGAGAAAGGATATACAAAACCACCATAAGCACCATCTACATGCACCTTGTAGTCTAACCCACACTCTTTCAGTGCTTCGGTATAGGTCTCTATACGGTCCACCGACCCAAACATGGTGGTCATCATGTTCACAATCACAATCACATGTTTGACACCATTCTCCTTCGCCTCTTTCAATTGCACCTGAAGCTTCACAGGGTCCACCAATCGGGTATTGTCATCTACTGCAGCCGAGATAAGTGGGATATTGAGGATATTGGCTGCTTTAGGCATCGAATAGTGTGAATCGTCGGAACACAATATGGCCACCTCATCATGCTTGGCACCAAACTCCTTTTTGAAATAGTTTCTATAGATCCACATTGCCTGAATATTGGCTTCGGTACCCCCTGAAGCCACGTATCCATCACACTGGTTGGGTTCGGCTTTCAGGATGTCGACTGCCACAATCTCGATAAGCTCTTTCTCTATCTCTTGTGTTCCTGCAAAGAAAGCCTCCGACTCCCCCATCGTATGGCAACCAATATGGTTTGGATTGTACACCATCGAAGAGAGAAAGGGGGCATCTTCCAAGAATCCCATATCTCTATTAAAGACCTTTTCGTCTAGATGTGAAGCAGGCACTCCCAAGATGGTACGTTCTTTATAATCTACATTTTTCTGTAGTGCAGAGAATATTCTCTCTTTTATTTGATTGGTGGTAAGACTTTTCCAGATATACATAAAAATTAAAATTTAAAGGAAGAAAAAAGTTTCTAGTTCTCAAACTCGCTACGTAATCTGTCAACCATCACATGTATCCTTGAACAAAGAATGCCAAATTGAGGTGATTTCTAAAGATGATCATGAATAATAAACTATTTCTCTATTTCGATGGTAAGAAACTATTTTTTTTGGTATCAATGCATGATAATCGTTGGTTCTCTCTCTCCACTATATCTGTTTTAACGCTTGATATAGCAGTTGAACCGGAAGCCCCATCACATTAAAATAAGAACCTTTAATCTCTTTAATCCCAATATACCCGATCCACTCTTGTATTCCATAGGCACCTGCCTTATCGTAAGGCTTATATTGATCGATATAGAAATCAATCTCTCCCTCTGTCAGTTCACAGAAGGTTACCTCCGTAGTAGATGAGAAAGTATGAATCAAATCTTTTCTCTTGATAGTCACCCCAGTGATCACCTGGTGAGATCTTCCCGAGAGTCCTTGAATCATCTGATACGCTTCCTCTCTATCTTGCGGTTTCCCTAGTACTTCCCCGTTGTTTATCACCACGGTATCAGAGGTGATGACCAAGTCGTTCTCCTGTATCTCATCAAAAGCATTCGCCTTCAATTCCGAAAGATAGCCTGCCACCTCTTCCGGTTTGAGGCTACTAGGAAAAATCTCCTCCACCTCCTTGGTTTGGGTTGTAAAATCGATATTCAATCCCTTCAAAAGCTCCTGTCTACGAGGAGATTTGGAAGCAAGGATTACATTATAACCTTTTAAGTTCTCTAAAATCATCTTGGTTTTATCTTGTTAGAAGCTACTCCACGGAGTATCTTTACTTACAGTCCATTTCTCTTGCACTTTCAACACCTGCTCTATCATATCTCGAACAATCCCTTCTCCCCCTTTGTAGCTAGAGATATGTTTGGATACCGCTTTGATCTCAGGAGCGGCATCTTGAGGACATATCGGTAGTCCTACAAGCTTCATCACATCGTAGTCAGGGATGTCGTCGCCGATAAATAGTACCTGTTCCTTCTCCAAATGATATTTACTCATCCACTCATTTAGGGCAGCCACCTTATCGTTGGCACCTATAAAGATATCTTGCACCCCAAGCGCAGCAAATCGTTTCCGTACCGCTTCTGAACGGCCACCCGTGATAATTGCAACAGGATATCCCATCTTCACTGCTTGTACCAAGGCATAACCATCTTTTATGTTCGTGGTTCTCATAGGTACCCCATTTTCGTCTAATGTCTGTATACTCTTTGAGAGTACACCGTCCACATCAAAAGCAAAACCTCTGATATAAACAAGGTCTTCTTTAAAATATCCCATAATATATAGATCAAATTTCTTGAATGCTTTTTGTTACTTTTTCATAGATCTCGGCAAAGAGAGGCTTGTCTGATAACCGCACCATATGTTCCGCTATCACATTTTGGTCATGACGAATAGCTGGTCCCGATTGCCCCTTCTTGGGCGAGATTCGAAACGCTTTCTCTATCGTCTCCACGACCAAAGGTTTCAGTATATCCAATGGTAGATCCTCTTTCTGAAGAAGATCATCAGCGATCGCAAGCATATGGTTCGAAAAGTTACAAGCAAAGACTGCTGCCAAATGAATCGACTTACGTTGTGCAGAGGAGACCTCTGTCACGTGGGTAGAGATCAATTGGGCCAACTGCTTCAAACGAATGTAATCTATATCCCGATTCGCTTCAATACAAAGCGGTATATTATCAAACGACACACGCACCGCTTTGGTAAAAGTTTGGGTCGGATAGAACACCCCAATACGTGGAGAACAAGAGGAAAGTATATCCATCGGAACACTACCTGCTGTATGCACCACCAAAGTATTTAACCCCTGCAGTCTCGACACCACCTCTGGCATCGCTTTGTCACTAATAGAGATCACCAAGAGGTCGACCTTCGCAGAGATATCCTCCAAATTATCCGTAGCCTCGGCACCTACTTGTGACGCAAGCAATGACGCCGAATCAAGCGTTCGGCTATATATCTGCTGGATCTCATTCTGTTTCTCGAATAGGGTAAGTGCCAATTGGGTTGCAAGATTTCCTGCCCCAATAAAACTCACCGTCTGTATCGCATCTACATTACTTGTCCTCATCCCAAAGTCCTGTTTCAGATAGTATCTGGTTCTTTCTTAGATGGTCTTGAATCTTTTTGATCACATCCTGGGCATCCATCTTTTCGTAGAGCTCCCTATTTTTCTCCAAAAGATCCTGTTTTTCATATCTCTCTTTATAATCGGGTTCCCAATCTCTTAGATGGGTCGAATTATGTTTCTCCATACACTCTAATATACCCCAATTATCTGGATCAATCTGAGGCGCAAAGAAGGTGAATGTA
The Prolixibacteraceae bacterium DNA segment above includes these coding regions:
- a CDS encoding aminotransferase class I/II-fold pyridoxal phosphate-dependent enzyme, encoding MYIWKSLTTNQIKERIFSALQKNVDYKERTILGVPASHLDEKVFNRDMGFLEDAPFLSSMVYNPNHIGCHTMGESEAFFAGTQEIEKELIEIVAVDILKAEPNQCDGYVASGGTEANIQAMWIYRNYFKKEFGAKHDEVAILCSDDSHYSMPKAANILNIPLISAAVDDNTRLVDPVKLQVQLKEAKENGVKHVIVIVNMMTTMFGSVDRIETYTEALKECGLDYKVHVDGAYGGFVYPFSDDKSDLLLDNPEVNSVTLDAHKMVQAPFGTGIFIIRKEWMQYATTEEAQYVEGMDATVIGSRSGANAISIWMILMTYGPHGWFEKIHILNYRTSWLCEQLDELGVEYYRHPASNLVTMRAAHIPADIAHKYGIVPDSHNDNPKWYKIVVMGHVTVDHLLPFIEDLKKIKQ
- a CDS encoding Maf family nucleotide pyrophosphatase; protein product: MILENLKGYNVILASKSPRRQELLKGLNIDFTTQTKEVEEIFPSSLKPEEVAGYLSELKANAFDEIQENDLVITSDTVVINNGEVLGKPQDREEAYQMIQGLSGRSHQVITGVTIKRKDLIHTFSSTTEVTFCELTEGEIDFYIDQYKPYDKAGAYGIQEWIGYIGIKEIKGSYFNVMGLPVQLLYQALKQI
- a CDS encoding HAD-IIIA family hydrolase; amino-acid sequence: MGYFKEDLVYIRGFAFDVDGVLSKSIQTLDENGVPMRTTNIKDGYALVQAVKMGYPVAIITGGRSEAVRKRFAALGVQDIFIGANDKVAALNEWMSKYHLEKEQVLFIGDDIPDYDVMKLVGLPICPQDAAPEIKAVSKHISSYKGGEGIVRDMIEQVLKVQEKWTVSKDTPWSSF
- a CDS encoding DUF2520 domain-containing protein, whose translation is MRTSNVDAIQTVSFIGAGNLATQLALTLFEKQNEIQQIYSRTLDSASLLASQVGAEATDNLEDISAKVDLLVISISDKAMPEVVSRLQGLNTLVVHTAGSVPMDILSSCSPRIGVFYPTQTFTKAVRVSFDNIPLCIEANRDIDYIRLKQLAQLISTHVTEVSSAQRKSIHLAAVFACNFSNHMLAIADDLLQKEDLPLDILKPLVVETIEKAFRISPKKGQSGPAIRHDQNVIAEHMVRLSDKPLFAEIYEKVTKSIQEI